The proteins below come from a single Uloborus diversus isolate 005 chromosome 10, Udiv.v.3.1, whole genome shotgun sequence genomic window:
- the LOC129231544 gene encoding uncharacterized protein LOC129231544, with protein MKSYFATLLVLVLLVSLAAGQPTSNKRAAPSKNKDRYSSSSGDDSDGASSGAGASANSGTGSGQGVGSGAGSGSGAGSGSGAGAGSGAGAGSGAGAGSGAGAGSGAGAGSGAGSGSGAGAGSGAGAGSGAGSGSGAGAGNGQAGSGFGSA; from the exons ATGAAGTCCTACTTTGCTACTCTGCTCGTTCTCGTTCTTCTCGTTTCGTTGGCCGCTG GTCAACCCACATCGAATAAAAGAGCTGCGCCTTCTAAAAACAAAGATCGATACAGTAGTTCCTCGGGAGATGATTCTGATGGAGCTAGCTCAGGTGCCGGTGCATCAGCAAATAGTGGAACCGGAAGCGGTCAAGGGGTAGGAAGTGGAGCAGGATCAGGAAGTGGAGCAGGATCAGGAAGTGGAGCAGGAGCTGGAAGTGGAGCAGGAGCTGGAAGTGGAGCAGGAGCTGGAAGTGGAGCAGGAGCTGGAAGTGGAGCAGGAGCTGGAAGTGGCGCAGGATCTGGAAGTGGCGCAGGAGCTGGAAGTGGCGCAGGAGCTGGAAGTGGCGCAGGATCAGGCAGTGGAGCAGGCGCAGGAAATGGACAAGCAGGAAGTGGATTCGGTTCAGCATAA